Genomic segment of Triticum aestivum cultivar Chinese Spring chromosome 6A, IWGSC CS RefSeq v2.1, whole genome shotgun sequence:
CGTCATAGTATCCATAGTACCCGGCATTGATGCGCTTGTGGATCTCGTAGCGGGTGCGGCGCTTGCGGACCTCAGGTGGCTTATCAAATAGCTCACGGACGCCGGGGAGCTTCTTGGCAGCGCCAAAGTAGCGGTAGCCTGGGCCCCGGCCGGAGGGGTTGGGGATGGCGACGATGTTACCGTCGAGGTCGGTCATGAGGGCGGCGTTGGAGCTGCGAGAGTAGTCGCGGCCTCCGAGCTCGAGGATGCGGCGCTCCCAGTGGCTGCGCTCGCGGAGGAGCTTGTTGATCTCGTCGTTGAGGTCTCGGAGGCGGTGCTCCCCGAGGCCCTCGTTCTGGATCTCGGCGACCTTGACGCCGATCTCGCGCAGGATCTCTCCACGCCAGCGGTCGGCGTCGGCGAGGTCCCGGCACTCGGAGGCGAGGTACGGCCGGCGCTCGCGGGGCTTGCGCTTCTCCTCCTGCTTCATCGTGATGAAGCGGTTCAGCATGGACTGCGCCTTCTCCTCGTTACGAGCCATGGTGGGCGGTCGCGCGGAGCGGCCGGTGGCTGTGCGGGCGGCGGTGAGGTTCGCGAGCTTGGGGACGAGGGTTTGGGGGGAGGCGCGTGGGCTGGATTAGGATTTGCGGGCTAGGTTTTAGGGGAAGAGAGGCGGCTTTGATGGCTCACCTGGTTGGTATCCGCTCTGCGTTCGCTGGACCAATTTTCTCTTTTCGGTTAGGAAAACTCTTGTGTTTAAACCGGCTGATCACGTCGCTCGCTGGAATCAACCGCCTCCTCCGTGTGCCACGGGTCCTGTGGGTCCACGACTGCTTTTCCCTTTCTCTTCTAAAACCTTATAGCATCTCCGGCTGCGTCCTCAACAAAACCCTCCAGGCGATATTTAGGTCGTCGGTGTCGAAAAATCGGTCTAGTCGCACCCTCAAAGACCCTTTTTTCATCGGTTCGGGCTGAAATTGATGCCGGCGGACCTAGGCCGAACCCAGCGCGCTGGGGGCGCTTGGGAGCGCCGGCCGAATCAATTTTGGAGCGAAAGTCGGCGGGCCCTCCTTGGCAGCGACTCGGCTCTTCTCGCCACtttgtcgtcctcatcgcctcggttccctcggcgaatcaatgccaaagctgccgcgcgctgccgcgctggtcagcctcctccattgatgcctcatggccggcgcagtgaagaccggacgacgcgcgtccctcaCCCGCCACGCGTAACACGGCGGCCACGCGTACGCGCGgtgcctccgcctatataagccgccccGAGCGCGCCGGTGACGCACAGACTCTCCACCGCCGACGCCCCGTTCCTTTCCCGTCCCTCCCTCTCCTCTCGTCGTTCCAGTTCAACCATGGCCGAGCGTTTCCCaagcgacggcgcggcggcgaacggcttcagccgccgccacctccacgaGGACGAAACTCGGCTCCTCTATGAAGCCGAGTACCCGGTcctgccggacatgcgggtgcccggggcgtggaggatcagcgccggcgggttcccggtgccaccaccgcccaccggAGCGGTGCGGCATGCGGAGATCGCATGTATCCGCGCCTCTCTGCCGCAGGCGGCGAGGGAAGGcccacggtacgtccccgacaacCCGCTATGGGAGCCccacttccgccgccgccacgccgagcagctcgaggccaccaacggcgtcgtgccctccgggagGCTCAACTCCGAAGGCCGCAACCGAAGGTGGGGCGTGCCTagccgcacgctggaggccgtcctcgagtacatcgagggcggcaacacgcccaggctggagtaccccgctcccccgtccttctcccgccggcgtgggagctcgtggacgccgaggcgcatggacccgggggcgtcctcctcctcgtccggccgctcgactagctctccctgcctccgccacGTCAAGTCGGAGCCCCAGGATATGCCGGTCAGCcaccgcacccgcagctccggcgtctcCATCACCGACTCCTCCCCCACCTCTGGCCGCCTTGTCCTCGTCAGGCCGAAGGCGGAGCCCGGCCTCCCCACGGAGTACGAGGCCATAGTCCAACGCGGCTTCTCCGATGAGGAGGCCCTAAAGTGGGCgtgggacgactacctccgcgatgagatggtccggcagcgccgagccctggaggagataaccgcccgcaagcgtgggcgcgagacgagcgcggcgtggtgatcctcgacagcgacgaggacgaggacgcccccggaccgtccaacccacCGCGCCAACCTAAggaggggtgcagcagggacggcggccgcggaggaggcgacgacgacgacggcagcgactacacgcagttctacaggctcctcggcatgtagagcttcaagggcggcgggcggcgaggagcggcgagggcggcggcgagccTAGTAgcgtttttttttgtaaaatattttaaatatgtatgaaCTCGTCGAAGTTTTGATGAATTTGCGCCTAGTTTGTGGTTTTCAAATAAAttgtgggcgccgcgactgggggggTATCACGCCCCCAGCACGCGGTTTTCGCTGGTGCGCCCCCAGgggcgatttttagcgcctcctgggggccaacggctggagatgctcttattccCCACGCCCTCGTCTCTCCCTGCCTCTTTTCGATTCACCCACAAGGCACTCCTGAAGATCCAATGAAGCGTCGCCGGGTTCATTGATACGAGATAGAGATACAACAGGAGCATCGCCGGAGCCATCGAAGACTAGAATGGAGCATCGTCGGACGGCCGGAATTGTTGGGAGCTTCGTTGCGTCTACAACGGAGTTCCACCAGAGCTGCAATGGAGCATTGTCCGGGTCATTGGAGCTTCGCCGCGGTTGCAATGGAGCTTCGTCGGAATTGTAATGGAGCGCTGCCGGGGTCGTTGGAGCCCCGTCGCGGCTGCAATGGAGCTCCGTCGGAGTTGCAATGGATCTTCACCGGTCACCGACGGTGCGGCCATGGAGCTGCAGTGGAGCTTCGTCGGGGTGTCATCGTTGTTGCATTGAAGCTTTTTTTTCAGCCGTCGAAGCTACCATGGTGCAGCCCCCCGGTGAGTCTCGGCGCTGCATCGCagtggtgaaagtgcaactatccctaggtggttttggtaattcataacaacatatagctcattgagctaatgctattccaagatgattatttcaggaaagctcaatgattggcatggcatggatgtgaaagtggaaccctcaaaatgctaaggacaaaggattggctcaagctcaaaagctcaagactcttcattttatattttagtgatccaagatcacattgagtctttaggaaaagccaatactatcaaggagggatgaggtgttgcttaatgagcctcttgcttcatgtgcttaatgatatgctccaaaaaccctcaactactttcccatatccacatatgacctaaaccctaagccaaactcggtcctaccgattcttcctatccggcgccaccgagtttcatttgtcataagccactgccaaaccctagcaattcggtcctaccgatagggatctcggtctcaccgagatggggttgcaaactctctgtttccctttcgtaacttttcggtctcactgaaagagcgaatcggtcccaccgagattgcaatgtaaactcagtgtttcccttttgtaacttttcggtctcaccgagttccactcggtctcattGAAAGactaaatcggtcccaccgagtttgcctgaccaactctctggttagctaattaccaaattcggtctcaccgagtttgtgtaatcggtctcaccgagattacgttatgcccaaaccctaaccatatcggtcctaccgagttgcatgttagtcccaccgaaaatcactaacggtcactaggtttacattttcggtccgaccgagcttattgattcggtcccaccgagactggaaaactgtgtaacggttggattttgtgtggaggctatatatacccctccacctccttctcattccgcgagagagccatcagaacacacacaccattccaactcatgtgttctgagagagaaccacctactcatgtgttgagaccaagatattccattcctaccatatgaatcttgatctctagccttcccaagttgctttccactcaaatcttctttccaccaaatccaaatcctatgagagagagttgagtgtttgggagactatcatttgaagcacaagagcaaggagttcattacctccacaccatttgttacttcttggagagtggtgtctcctagattggctaggtgtcacttgggagcctccgacaagattgtggagttgaaccaaggagtttgtaagggcaaggagatcgcctacttcgtgaagatctaccgctagtgaggcaagtcctgtgtgggcgatggccatggtgggatagacaaggttgcttcttcgtggaccctttgtgggtggttgcttctttgtggacccttcatgggtggagccctgtgtggactcgcgcaaccgttacccttgggtggagccctgtgtggactcgcgcaactgttacccttcatgggttgaagtctccatcaacgtggatgtaggatagcaccacctatccgaaccatgggaaaaacatccgtgtctccaattgcgtttgaattctccaaacccttccctttacattcttgcaagttgcatgccttactttccgctgccaatatactctttgcatgcttgcttgaattgtgtgatgattgcttgacttgtcctaaaatagctaaaatctgccaagaactaaaattgggaaaaggtcaagtttttatttggtcaagtagtctaatcacccccctctagacatactttcgatcctacaagtggtatcagagctttggtctccatttgcttgatctccatagcttttggtggtcatagccttggtttcacaacctaggagagtatggcgtctagcgagggaaattatcaccgtagaggtccttactttgagactaactttgctagttggaagcataaaatgaaaatgcatattcttggacataaccccgccgtttgggctattgtatgtgttggcttgcaaggtgacttctttgatgggagagaaccaaaccgtgaagctaccgcggatgagttgaagatgtgcaatacaatgctcaagcttgtgatattctcttcaacggattgtgccccaaagaattcaacaaaatcagccgtcttgagaatgcaaaggaaatttgggacactttgattgatatgcacgaaggtatcgactccgtcaaggaatccaagttggatgtgcttcaaagccaacttgacaagttcaagatgaaggatggtgaaggtgtcgctgaaatgtactctaggcttgctctcatcacaaatgagattgccggcttaggaagtgaagagatgaccgacagattcatcatcaagaagattctaagagccttggatggaaaatatgataccgtgtgcacattgatccaaatgatgcccaattacaaagatctcaagccaacggaggtgattggaagaattgttgctcatgagatgtcacttaaggataaagaggaacttcacaacaaatcaagtggtgcctataaagccttatgtgaagcccctacatcatcaagtgagaaacaagacttcaatgaagaattgagcttaatggtgaagaacttcaacaagttctacaagagtagaagcaaagatagaagcttcaagtcaaggtcctacaatgacaaaagatcttctagtcgagagcgaaactgctacaattgtggaagacccggacactattccaatgagtgtacgactccctacaagagaagagaagattctccaagaagaagaagcagagaatcaccaccaagaaagagaaggagtagagatgatcgttatgaacgagatactcacggagaagcaaggattcggaaaggaaggaaaaatcatcaaggagctacacaagacgaagacatcaagctcatgttggtgaatgggtatccggctccgactccgacagccactccgagagaagttatcactccgactccgaagatactcaagatgaaggtgttgccggtctagcacttgtgtcaaccaactcctacgacatatttgactcaccaaatgaaggaattggaaggtgcttcatggccaaaggtcctaaggtaacacaccccgagtatgttgatttcaatagtgatgaagatgacttgttaggtgatgatttgcttggtgacaactctagtgatgaatattatgatgaaagaccaattaatcatgctaatcaagataaaatgaatgacaatgataaggagaagattgaggctctaactaaagaactaagcactcttaagttagctcatgaaactatcttcgaagatcatcgagaacttttaagagctcatgagaaattacgctttgaacagctcaatcttgagcaagagcatgagttcttaaaggcaatcaatgatgatctccgcaagaaaagttcttcttacattaccaagcatttactcttatctacttacatgcctcaagtcaagtctagtaacaagaaagattcttcctctagcagtaacagtgatcatgttaaatccaatattgttgcttctagtagttctcttgattccactaatgattctcttagccaagttacactttagcaagaaaatagtttattgaagggaattatagagaatggagtgtacaaaagccttgccgggagtaagcaattcgaggaaattgtgcgcaagcaaggaatgcaccggaagaatcaaggtgttggttttgaacaaaagttcaatgccaatggagttgagtgggaagaagatcaataccccaagacaaagtttgtccctcaacaagagaagtatgatgcttctttcaaggggacacaagctcaagatgatcttccaccacaagactacaagcaaaaaggcaaggacaagcttcaagaggaaattgatgcatttgaagaagatcctaagaccttagtcaagtggattcccaagactacttcaagttccacttcatcaagtacgactacaactctaaggattcccatcaagatgatgtggatccaaaagaagaagaactagagagttcttgagggtgactccgccaacatacttcactcttatcattttggcaagaacaagtgcaatcaacttccacatcgtgcactagttcaaggagtcacaaactctcttgttggtaagacaagggacaaggtaacctaaaagttttcatggacatcatcttttgtgtgcatcactctatgtctatggatatccttgtttgttccttgtgggactaacccatgtaggtattgaaagtgcaattcactcaaacggatagctccaagtgatctacatcaacattgagcatccacatcttcaacatctacatgaagtcatcatcgacaaaacccaaggttagttcatccctcttaggggggggtatcacatgtagggggagctttactctaagacttgagctaaagcaactctaaagatgtgaacacaacaatgctttatgtaaaagtggtaatcccacttgagcttaaacgatgagtatgacctataatcaagtgctctcacttgactcctaagtcaatatactcatatatagatgacctagtcatcgcaaatttcttgatagatgctagaattggttgtgcatgccttgtcacatatttcatttgccatcttattgtgtgagcatgctggttgcatattttactcattcgaggacatccacttgttgttttgattgttcggctttatttctttttgccaagtggatggacaagaatgcctaagaacctcctctagctatctatgcttttctcgtctaaaactctattcatgttgcatcataaaatttgatcaagtcagattcgaaccactctgtgtgaggagcgctcggagtccccgattcgtcatagacttaagcttccaaaacctctttatgattctcggtctgactgatactccactttcggtcctaccgagatcattaagttgatctaggttttcgatctcggtgcaaccgatttgaacatttcggtcacaccgagtttcagtaactgcacgcagttatgaatctcggtgccaccgagttgttccactcggtcacaccgacatggtcgggctatatatagtcacgggcaaaattttggaaatttctccgaaccccttcgcccgcgctgatagcctgctctgccaacatggtctccggatcgtcttctcgccaccagccgcctccagtcgctggtctctgtcgccgtcaacgggaattctgccccgccgttgccgccgtagcaagtccccgccgaactagggtatggacttgatctttgtgctattctccaatctgattcctagcacattgtgttcttcatgattcttgccacgattgaaacactcctatccagtcaaaacgctcatagattaggtttgattcgaaaattctaggtttaggtttccgccgaaaccatctcggacccaccgagttgaaaaactcggtcccaccgatttggcttatgccattgcacaagtgagactcggtctgaccgagaattacttatcggtgtgaccgattttggaactctgtgaaaccctagcagtctcggtgccaccgaactgtgactcggtccaactgagttcactagtttaggttccaaaactgcttcggtatcaccgagtttgaaaatcggtagattcaagatgatttcagtgggaaactaaaactaagtttttggatcattctttttgcaaaaatctctgcattttgtgatgctcatattttctacctcatctataatctgttcacagggtcagtagtcagagcttacagcatgtcagaccaaagtgatagccagaatgtgtcagaacagcaagtggtgatgagtgagggcactagtccctcaagttcttcagatgagggcagcaggagcacccctagcaacttgccaaaggctgccacgagacagaggTGTAACACCCCcaaaaaatttaaccaggttttagttattaaaattttgccaagagtttaaattttttgcatgcaagtatatctctgttgatttcaaaacttttcttttaatattaagaaatttttcccaagtggatccttccaaaatatattggacttattttccctctcatttaaaaaaacatctctcaatcaggagatttatttataaaattatttcaccctgagctttattcattaaatgacttattttaaaatttggagctctttttgaactacaaccatttgatatatttaactaaaaatttcaccaaaatttggagatatcatgtgatgtctctaaatcacttttgtgcaataatatatttcattcattggatattttgagttctacaccaagttttcaaatctggtccagtgggcaattttacactacaacctatttaaatatttctttaaaacttctaccaaaattaggggaggtcagtaggagcatattattccactttgtgcaaaaacctatttatgttctttgaaaaaattgagtgaatcatcctctttttcattctggtccagccttgtgatttctactgcaaccctatttaattttgctccaaagatcttgtgttttctcctacttgtagacagccctaccaaacccctaaatccaggagcatgcacccattggattaattttggttcatgaaataatgtcatttatttcctgtccagaaatgtagttttgcaaaacttgcactagcaagtttccccttttgtccaaataacctcaccactctctcttgcatctaaggagacactgatctggagtttttgaccactccaagacttgcctaagtgcttgtggcattttgtcaaacacctggagtgcatggtcagatttggcatggattttagttagcagtgtgaacctgatcctctgaccccttaagcttgtccattgatctccttgcaagccatagcctagacctgctaactcccagctccaaccaagcgctctggagtgccatggcatttcgccgagcatctggtgtgcgtgcgctgggcgcgcccagagcgtgcaaattgcagccgcgcacacgagccgccgcgtcgcgcccctgtcttggcccacactgcagaacctcgccacgcactccccgcctcgccacaacacgacagcccgccctggcgccctacagcgccaccgccagagcacttttggcggcacgccggcgtcggccgacagccctgcgccgttcagcgccgcccaagccaccccggctcgccacctggccccttgaacagctcaagctcatccacaagggtgtcgcctagctctcgtcgccgccacgttcccctgcagctacagaacggcggttcgccggccgccttatccaccgccgcggaaccgacctcatcgcgctataaaagggaccccgagcccctctgagcacgcacgcaacctcaagctacccccatggaacccccatagcccgcaatcgtcagggaaacgccgccttcttcatctccggcaactcctgccgccgccactgtctcgttcactctggcgccaccagggcttccccctccccgttctcttcaccaagaacccctccttccatccaggaacccaaccccctacttgattttgatcgggagccatcgccgccacaaaaccacttcgccaccaaagcttcctccgccgcgaagctcgccgccggcagctccctccatcCCCACCTACCTGACGACCACCGGGatgaccgccctggagtggcggatccatccccgcccttggggccccgcgaggagccgccagtcgccggcgacgatcgccggagctccgcctccgctcgggacagaggagggagagggagaaagactagtcaaacctgactagtgggccacctaggacccactgtcagtgacccccgctCGGTCCACGCGGAGTAAGTGGAAGCATAAAACTCGCGAGTACGTAACCCCTACTTAGAAAGCGTATTCGtggctgaaacgttttcttttgttttattttaaaaacagaatttgaccaaaactttgactggttatatctttttaaatacaactccaaatgaaatgattctttttcctacctctctcaaatttcacctagtttattttaagatttatttgaaaaaattcagaacaacttttggtgctgttttttttgatgttaattcttttatattgctaaaataggatttttgaagagaggagaaatgtttcaagttttggagtgcaccctgcctttccacacattgaaggcaagcattctgaaccccggcataatatttttgtgtgttcgatgacacgttcataacatcacctcactttggagaaacttgttatttcatgtgatatgatcatatgcatgggtgcatgttattgatttccatgctgttggaaatggacacacttgtgatgataatcaccctcatgtgccttgcatgcataccggcaggaacccgggaaaacctctgccttgggtaggcatgagtttgtcgccggtctccgtcgggacggttatgtctggtatggcatggcaaggtgatatgagcggtgactctgttggttgaaatatattcgtcatgctaatcatgcagggaatacttaaacctcctgagtcgaccgtagatcgagtcttgtgccagtaacccccatacttgtttcgtactaccactcgtctctacagcaagtagagtacggttcagtaagttgtcaacctctttctagcacacaccgtacagagaggccatggtggaagataccggttgtagctggtaggcaggccacctggtccgggggcatgggtgtttccggttgggaccgagaggggaggccaccccttagagcgcgcgatataaatttgatcccatgctacgcgaggttgtagcctccccacttagagtttgcttaacaggtgtcgtgggtgattccagacacgtgtgagataagctggtgtgtgcaagttaggtgtgttttcaacaaaaagaccgtagacggaattagtcccgatggactaaagaaatccgttactcgtgggtaaagagtacaccctctgcagagattaaacctattcgaatagccgtgtccatggtgaaggattacagtctgggatgggtcaagtgtcggtcttagtgtcggtcttcggaggtgaaactgttaaccagaactggaactactacctgtgacttgtgataattatgattattattattgttgactaacccgtgatattattgttattatcgagtatctctgggatggttctacctccgggatattcactatgattgtttattttaaagccctttatgtggtgtcgctcagacgcccgactgtggcatttcttttaaagccctttatgtggtgtcgctcagatgcctgactgtggcatttcttttaaagccctttatgtggtgtcgctcagacgcccgactgtggcatttcttttaaagccctttatgtggtgtcgctcagacgcccgactgtggcatttcttttaaagccctttatgtggtgtcgctcagacgcccgactgtggcatttctgttaaagccctttatgtggtgtcgctcagacgcccgactgtggcatttcttttaa
This window contains:
- the LOC123127631 gene encoding pre-mRNA-splicing factor ISY1 homolog, which gives rise to MARNEEKAQSMLNRFITMKQEEKRKPRERRPYLASECRDLADADRWRGEILREIGVKVAEIQNEGLGEHRLRDLNDEINKLLRERSHWERRILELGGRDYSRSSNAALMTDLDGNIVAIPNPSGRGPGYRYFGAAKKLPGVRELFDKPPEVRKRRTRYEIHKRINAGYYGYYDDEDGVLEPLKAAAEKRMRDEVVTEWHRVERVRREAMKNVVSGEVAAAGGRGGEAATEVLFEEVEEEVEEERRLEEERMEREKGEEAGREFVAHVPLPDEKEIERMVLEQKKKELLSKYTSDTLQGEQKEAKEMLNVQR